A window of Strigops habroptila isolate Jane chromosome 5, bStrHab1.2.pri, whole genome shotgun sequence genomic DNA:
gtatttctgttgTGTTCTAGATTTGGATGTATACTTGCACTGAGGAGAATACTGGACCATAAAAACCTCTAGAGGTCCTTCTCAACCTGATTTAGTCTGAAATGTTATTATTCTTCTCTGAATAGAGATTGTTCCCTTAAATCGTATTATCTTCATTTTTGCTACCTTCTTTGCCTAGAAATAAAGCGACGTTAACATGAACTGAGTGGATTTAGCATGCAAAATAGCAATGTCTATTGCATTTTTCAGGACTGAGGAGTtcacctttttgttttaaataaacatttattacCTTTTGCATCGCAATTTGCTGTCTCTTGGTCGTCATTGTCAGAAATTTTATCTCTTGACACCTTAATAAGATAGAGGTGTCTCTCTCCAGACTTGGAACTAGATATCAAACACACCTGAGCTCTGCTCATTGCTACCTAGAAACAAAATTAAGGGCAGCATTTCGGATTACAGTAATACATCTTATGAGAAAGGCAGCTTTATGGCCAATCCATCCTACTCATGTTGCAGGCAAAAACAGCCTGCAACTTAGAAACCCCACAACAGAGCAATATCATGAGAGAGAACATTCCCAAGAGTATTATGTCTGCATTGTCTCATGCTCCAGTGCAAACCAGGCTatgcaaaagaaagatacaAACTCTTTAAATGACTTGAAAGACTGCTCCTGGGATTGGAACATCCCTGTATAGATTGAAATCAAACTGTCTGCATAGAAGCATAACAAGAACAATGCCTTTCTGTATCACTTTCAGCAATATGTGGATAGTCAGCTACTCAACTAGTGTAATACAACAGTAATGGCTCTGACCAGACAGATAAAATTGAGGTCTAAATACTTCCTTCCCTCCCTATtgataaacaaacaaaccccaataAATACAAAATGGCCACCACTGTATTTAATGGCTAAAATGACCAAAGACAAATTTGTTTAtcacaagaaaatacatatcAAGTaattaagaaagtaaaaagaaaattgttgaAATAAAAGCCTGTATCAACGCTTCAGGAAAGTACTGTGCTGATTGCTAAAAAGGTAAGAAACAGCTTTAGTATTCACTGTGTTCTACATCCACTGAGGAACAGGGAGTTAAAGTCACTGTAGTAGGAATTACACACACCAGTGGTCCTCTCTTCTGACCACTACAGGCAGGAACACCAGTATTACAGGCTCCCTGCAAGAtaagttgtggctgccccatccctggcagcgttcaaggccaggctcgttggggctttgagcaacctggcctagtggaaggtgtccctgcccagggctggaACTAGAcgagttttaaggtcccttccaacctaaaccattcaATGATTTATTATCTAACAAAATTATGAAACCATTTGTGTATAAAACCCACCAGCTTTCCTTCTGAGTTTGTTTGTTCCTTGTCAACTCATAGCAGTCCAATTTCTTAACGTGCAGCTGGAAAAATTGGCTTACCTTCAACAGCATTGCCAGCATTGTAAGTAAAGTGTCTATGTAACCATACATTTTGCCTTGAGAATACAACAGCGTCGAACGATGGAGGAGTAGCTTTAATTCCTAGATAATATTGAATATTGCTATTATTCAACCGCTTGCACAGAGAGagtttataaaacaaacaattttGACTCGATATAGTACTACCAGGATTGTAAAAAGCTTACAGGAAGCTGTAACaacctttgcagcagcagcaggtaagaTCTCCCTAAACTGCCCTGCAGTAGTTACCGCTTCGAAGTCTCAAATTTCAGAGGAATTTGGCATGATTCTTACCTATAGTGAAGGTGCTGCTAGAGAAGGGATATAGAACCTTCACTATGTCATCAGTTACAGTCAATAAAGGCCGATCCATGTAGTTCATATGTACCAACTGCTTATCACCTCAAAACAAAGTGATTGGTATCAAGACTGGTTCTCAGTGCCCAAGAGCTTGTACATCACACAGAAGTAATCAGGTGGGACAGGGGAAATACCAACGAAATGGTCAGGGAAAAAGAGCCATGAGGACTCATCCCCAATACTCTGTAGTGAATCATTTGCTGTGCTCTGAAGGCTCACCATGCTGTAGATAGCAATTCTCAATCCTTGGCCCTATATAGGTGACATCTTTGACCACTACCATAGTTCAGCAGGATCACATACTCTAAACTGGAAGAACACTTCACGTACCTGCTGGGCGGCATTAGCATCCTGAGCCAATGTATCTGGATCATACATTGGTTCCAGAGCCTCCAGAGCTTTTTCAGGTCGGccgagctgctgctgaagtgttGAAAGTGAGATTCTTGCATCCAGATGCAGTGGAGCAAGGTCAACAACTTTGGCATAGCTCTCTGCAGCACGCTCCATGTGTCCTAAAGCCTTCAAGCACTCTAGAAATATCATGAACACCACAATAGACTTCCATGGCAGAAAAGGCTTGCAAAATGTTTAACATAATTTGCAGGtacttttttcagttaaaaccacccaaaacaTGTATTAgtgaagtgaaaatatttagaaatgtgTACTGCTGCATCCACAGTTTCTCTTAAGATCTCATTACTTGATACAGGATGGAAGGCAGAATAAATGCTGTTTACAGCATATTCTTACTTACATGAGAATGAAGTACTTTTAGCTGAAGTAAATTTCAATCTAtatgaagaacaagaaaacGCCCCATGACAGGACTGTCATAATGAGCTCCAAATACAGTTCTGCAAATACCAATTATCATTCAACATGTGAATCTAAAACTCCTGTGACCTTAAACAAAggtccctggaagcgttcaacATGGTATTATCTCTCAGTACCACGTGTTCAGCAGTCCTACTTCTTCTCACCTGCATGCCGAAGCCAGACAACAGCCAAGTTGTATCGTTCTGAGCAGACAAGGGAACTCAAGAGGGGCAGTGCTGAGTTGTATTCTCCAACATCCAGAAATGCCTCTGCGACGTCCAAATACAAGTCACCCATTTCTTCCGGATTTTGTTCCACCAGAGTGGTCAAAAGAGGCTTAAAAgaaccaaaccacacaaaacactAAACGCACAAATAACCAACGAGAACATTTCTTTAAGTTATGATTATTGGAAGCTTATGGGTTTATGCTatgatttttattgtatttgcaTGCTGAACTACACTTCCTTTATTTAAGTGTTGGCAAATGCTTTCACTCTAGGCTGTCTTGCACCGGTCCAAGAATTTCACCTCTAGCAGCACAATATGAATGCCCCCGCCTGTCCCTCATGATCATGGCCCCATTTCCGAAAACTAACAAAATAGAACCAGAGTCCTATTCCATTGTTCCTAGCTGCAGTAtgccagcagccagcctgcTTTAAACACTCTAATTTTCTCACAGTACATGCTTCGGGCCCAATGGGACACCCAGCAAAGAGCATCGAGGGGGTACTGAGAGGCAGGGGCTGGGACAGGCAGTGGCTCGCCTCGCAGCAGCCCACCAGCTCAATCCCAAGATCCAActagacaggggaagttcaggttagatgtaaggaagaagctctttactgcgagggtggtgaggcactggaacaggttgcccaaaaaagtggtaaatggtccatccctcgcagtgttcaaggccaggttggacagagccttgggtgacatggtttagtgtgaggcgtcgctgcccatggcaggggggttggaactagatgatcttaaggtcctttccaacccaaaccattctatgattctatgctagtttaaaagtgaaaagatCTGAATTTCAGAATACCTAAAGTCACGTTTTTCTATTCTAGACATTTCAGATCCAGTGGGTAAAATCACCCACCAGTGGGGAGTGCTCTTCATGAGAGAACAGTCTTCAGATGTAGTAGGGctttaaaacaaagctgtgtTCCTTAGTGGTCAAGAAGCAATATGATCTTGGGCCTGTAACAGTACATGGGCTGTGACTTACTGTGCTTTATGCCACTGGAGGCATAATTTATAAGgacaaaaatagtatttctgcTATTACAAGTTTGTTAAGTCTCTCTTGGAGTGGGAGGGAAGCAAAAAGAATCTCCGCAtatgaagacaagaaaaattacttgctttGGTAATTTATTAGACTATCCTCCAACTTCTGAGTTGGTTTCTACTTACGCTGAGTGGCTCTAGTATGTTCAAGTGAACTAAGCACACCATCAGCTTGACCGTGATGTCTATGGGTACGCCCTCAGGTATGCAGCAGCTGACCTTCTCCACagctgtgaagagaaaaagaatttcctTCTGAACCCGTGGGCTTTAACAAGCACTTAACAAGCTCCACATCCCCTCCAAGCCATGTTCAGCtccactgaagaaaatacattctcaTTGACTCTAGCAAATGTTGGCATAGGCCTGGCCTCTCCCTTTTCTAACTTTCTTGATAGATGGAACAACTTCTTCTTACTGTCTCTGATCCCAATAATTTCATAGTAAGTATCAAGTGCTGGCAGTCTGCATTGATTTTGACAGCAGGATCCCATAGGATGTGTCTAGGGCCTTTGCCCTCTTAAGATGTGCTTGCTTCATAAAGCTTTCCTTGAGCAATTTCCTTTAGCAACTCCTTTAACACCTGTGCCttcttctccctgctttttGAAGGACATTCCCTGTGGTAAGGTTCTTATTAAGCCAAGTCCCATGTACCAGGGATCTGGCTATATTTATTGTTGAGCACAGTTAACTACAGAACTTTACACCACACACAGACAGAATGCAAACATGAGACAAAGCAGTTACCCATGACAATGCTAGCAAATTAATGGTCACGCAGTAAAACTCCATTGTCATATTTCCCTCATATGCAGCCATGCCCCCTCCTTAACTACCCTGTTTAAATTCTCTTTCACCTTAATTCTTACACCAGACATTCAAAGGGTGATTGCTACAACGACAGAAACCTGGGATTTCCAACATAAGGCTTACGTGCTACCTCCTACATCCACATCCTCTTACTGCAGATCACAACCTGCAGATTAACTCATCATTCTCTGAACATCTCAATTTCCAGCATGAGCGTAACTATCCACCTACTGATAAATTCTTACaaataaagaattttcttgTGGAAGTGGGTAAGCCTGGGAGAACACTTTTGGCTTTGGTGGCTGCCTGGGTTAGAAGTAAGTTCTGAGTAAGGAAGACAGTACACAAGAAACCTTTTCCGGATGAAGCCCTATTTCTCTGCTAGATATCTTTCCCAATTTTTATATGGTTGCAAACTGGTTCCTGAGCTGGTTCCCATATGATTAGTTCATAGACttgcacaaaattaaaaaattcaattATTTACCTGCAGCACTGGATTCAGCAACTGGACTACTTTGGTCATCAGGTGCTGCCTCCTGGCTTTCCTCAGTTTCTGCCACTGGCCCTGTACCTTCTGAAAAAGATTAGCAGATTACCCCAGTAGCACCAGCAAAGCCAAGTTAATTGCTTTTGAATCCATAATTGATTGGTAGCTTACTCTGAAAAGTGGACTTcattgttttttggttgttgggaGTGGTTTTTTggacagcagagcaggaagcagTCAAAAAAGATACAAACCCTCAGAGTGGGGAACCAAGCTCTTTTCTTACGTTGTTAACCCCAGATAACTTGGCAACATTGTGTTATAATTCCTAGACTCATTATAGATTTGCTTCTTATAAATTATCTGTTAAAAGTCTCTATCAGGGCAGTTGTTCATCAATGAACTGTACTTTTACTTGGTCCATTAAAGCAAAAAGCCAACACAAGTTGGCTTTGTACCGGATTGCTGAAACAACCAACCAGTTTAATCACAGAATAGATTGTCTGCTTGTGGAGTTAGGATGCTGTGATCATTCTACATTTTCAGTCTTGAGCAATGACTTCCGCAAAGCAGGTTTCTCAAAGACAACCTACTTTGTTCAACTATAAGCTAATAACCCTAGACTTGTATATACCAAAACACCGAGATGTTTAATAACAGAAGTAGGCTTTATAAAGAATGTTAGTCTCAGGTCAAAGGTTGATATTCGTAATTATAGATGCCACTAAGCGTATCtatctttttttcagaagctaTTTAGCTGGCAGAAATAACTGGTCTAATGTGAACACTCAGAGGAATGCTTAGAACTTTAAAAGGCCTCCAGTTGCCTGGAGAACGGTCCTTGTCCTTAATGAGTCAGCAGGGCTAACTGGACATCAGAATAACTCCTTACAGAAAGCCAAGGTCATGCCGCATAACTcattaaaagcactgaaaagagaaaagcctgtCAACATGCATCAAAATATACCCAGGAGTTGAAAAGgtaatggaaagaaagatgtCAAATGAGCAGCAGGATCATCCTAACTGCTTGTTAACTACTTACCTTTTTTCTCCGCAGTTGGACTTTTTTCTGCTACTTTCTTTTCAAGTACAATTCCTGCAAAATCTGTAATAACCTAAAACAGACGAGTAACTTGGatcattttaaagatttaaaggATATAAGAAGTAACCAGCCTGCATGGCCGTTGCTTTAGACATCACAACaattaacagaagaaaagctgcattcCTTTCACGTGAGGTTAGTTGACTAGTTTGATCACCTTATGTCTCTGCCCACTATTTTTGGACTGCTTAGATGATCCAGTCAGCACCTCTTTAGCAAATACAACAGTTACTTTCATCACAACTAGAAAAGTTTTTAACCTTTATAGCTTCTTTTAATGCCTTtcagaagatggaaaagaaagcaaagcaccaGCTAAACAGCTAAGCTCTGCACACATCTTTCCAAAGAGCTCCAAGGATTCCTCAGCATAATACACTGCAAGGAAACCATCTGGTTTCtgtcagttaaagaaaaaagtaagtaaaattcACAGCTACATACAGACATTTTACAAGAGCCCTGATCATACACATCATGACCTCAATAAAACCAGTGTAATCCAACAGAActcctttgaaaaataaataccaaagaCAGACAATTCAAGATATTCACTTGCCATTGGGGATCTGCGAGGAGGGAAATGCACACGTGTTAAGAACTGCTGGTCTAAGACCCAATGCAGCTTGGTATTTTGTTCATGAATTGAAAAGTAAGTATTTAAGTTATTACTGTTGCCAGAACAACAGTGATAAACACAGAGTACATGACCCTCAGAGGAACATACCAGATGATTGTACTGAgacagttattttttaaaggctcAGTTTACCAGTTCAAATACAGTTTTAGCTACCCAGGAACAAGAAACACCATTACAGGAATGGACCCAAGGAGAACCAtcaagaagaaacagaacagttcTATGACTGAGTACTGTATTCACAAATCTGGCAGCTAAATACTGTGTACATAGAATTGACTGATTTTTATAATGGGAAGACATAAAGAGAAGGGTCAGAGGAATTGTTTGCAGGCTTATGATGCTTTGCACTGACAGTGAGCTAAATAAAATCtgaaggaggaataaaaaaaaagaggtagtTTAATATCAGCAAATAAGAACATTCACAAGGAGAAAGTCCCAATTAATAGTGTCTCTTCGATCTATCTTGGAAAGCATACAATGGCCAGATACTAAAGTCTTTCCTCTCAAAGCCAGACCAAATCAACTCCGAAACATGCCTCAGAAGTGAGGCTCAAAACCTACTAGAAAAAATTAGGAAGAGATAAGGATCTTCTCCAATTCCTGATGCCTTCGAGTCAAGATGTATTATCTTTCTGGAATGTATGATTCATGCTTAATGCGGAAATTATTACTCGTAACACAAGTATGCCAAATAAAGCATGATGGTCTGCACTTGAACCATTAGCCATTCACTGTCACCCTTTTAACCTTCAACCTACAGAATGCCCTTTGCTGGTAGTACTCACAAAACCACCTTGTAGGTCTTCTCTGGCTACTAAGATTATGGCAACTGTAGAGAAGTAGAAGAAAGGATCCCAAAATTTTAAACCTGGAACAGCAAGTCTATAAGCCCCCAACTTGCTAAATCAAGCTGTTAAAGTCAATGCTTATTACTACAGAACTAATAGGAAGAAATCTGTACCTGATCAGCTCTATCACTACAGAAACGTGACCATACGTAAGCACTACAGGAATATAAACTGTCTTTCCTGACTGGAAAGAAGTGCTGACCATGatacaaaaatgcatttaactCTCCATACCGCCAATGCTTTGTCATACTGTTTGGAAGAAATATATAGTTCAGCTGCAATGTTAACATCTTCCATGGAGACAAGGCTCTGGTGTTTACTAAAAGCTTCTTCTATTATGTCAATAGCAGAAGTCACATCATTGGCTTCGTAATAGCTCCTATAAAACAGATATGAGATACAAAGACAATGAGAAAGGGTGTGTTCTTTTCTTACAACTGTTTACATCTTTTATGTATTCCAAATAATTACCATTTTTATCTCCCCTATATGTTAGGATATCAGAGCAGTTTTGACCACAATAGCCCCCACCTCGATCGAGGTATTAATAATGTATCACATTAATCTGGTTTCAGAAAGAACTTCAATAATAATATTGGTACAATACTCATTCTTGCATTGTTGTGGTGCATTTCACAACCACAAAGATCAAAAGACTTAAACTGCTATGAAACAGGCTAGTGAGAGCTTTCTACAAGTTCTGCACAAGAAAGCTGAGATATCAAGTAGTTAAACAACTCACTAAAAACTATGATAAGAGAGCTACACGCTTTAACCACAAGCCCTGTCTGTCTCAGACAAGCTTCTATGACTTGATCTGCTCTCATTAGCAGAAAATGAGAGGAGGCAGATTTCTCTTTGCTCCAGAAACAAATCACAAATTACACATATTCTGTTGCAGGTAGCTTTTATTTACATTGAATACTTTGTTTCATTCAGATTTGCAGGCAGTAAGTTTCCATGGCTCTAGTGATATTATATAGTCTAAAAATGTACTGCATTTGTATATAAGTGCATACTATTGGCATTTTTTTAGTAAtcagtatttgcattttattctctTACTCTAAGGGAATGCAACACTTCTAACATAATGTGTTGATCCTGTACAAGTCAGGCTTTGGAAACATCATCATAGTTCGAGGGGGCGCATGCTTGTGGGAGGGGGgcacccccaaaaaacccacctgcATTCCTTGATTTCAGCCACATATCCAGCTTGAATCAGCTGCAGAGCTTATTAATACCAGCTTTTGAGAAACTCTGGAAAACCaaatcacagtatttttcaatCCAACTTACTTTGCCATGTCTCTAGCCAACTGCATAAAGCGCTCTCCATCAGTGGGAGACAGGAGATTCAGAATCCGCCTGTAGCCATCCATAGCCATCTTATGTTCTCCCAACTGTTCATACAGGCTTGATCTCTCCCACAGGTAACGCACGTTGGTTGGGTCGTATTTCAGAGCTACAAGAAAAAGCATATTAGCAGCCTGGTTTAGGAAAAAGGCAACAATGGATTTCACCTTCATTTCTGTGACTAGATGAATGTTAACAGACACTCACAAggtttttgtaagaaaaagacATATTAAGCATTCATGAATCTTATACCAAAGTCCCATCAGACGTATCAGAATCTTAGCAAACTGCAGGAAACTAAattagaaagcagaagaaaacagaattatttccattattacctaacatttattttaaattattaaaatggtGGCTACACTACCTTTTGTGTAGCAAAAAATGGCCTGTTTAATATTGTCCTGTTCCAGTGACATTTCTGCTAGTCTGACCCATTCCTCAGTATCACTCGGATTTAAGTGAGCTGCAATCAGTTCAAACTGTAATGACTTCTCCATATCACCCTGGTCTTCATAGATCATGGCAAGAGTGGAAAATGGCTCATGAGCAAGAGGAGCTgtgaagagacaaaaagaatGATTAAGAGCTATTGGTTTAAAACCACCTGGAAAACAAGTAACTTGCCTTTCTGCAAACCACAGACATCAGAATTATATGAAACATCAACATTTCTCTGTTTAAATTCATAAAAAACCTGCAGACAAGtcttccaattatttttttacaattaTTAATGCTTCATTGATAATAATAGTTTTATAATTATTAAACAGCCTGAATCTAACAACAACCACTTATAGCTTTATTCTACGTTGTAGAAGTCATGCTGATGTTTATACCTCAGTTCTACAAAGacaataaaagcaaactgtgtaAAGCTAAGCAAAGGCCCAGGCCTCTGCAGAATTATGGTGCGACTTTCTTTTTATAGGCAAAACAATAAAGGAAATGCACTACATATTCTTAATTCTAAACTACATATACAGTGACTTCCTTGTATTGAGTATTGCCATCACCAGTAAAGCCACACTGCATTGTCCTGATGCACATGGCAATTTCACCCCATCCTTAAGGCCAAAGAATTTCACCATTCTAATGTACCTTGTCGAATGATTTCCATACACATTAGAATAGCTTCCTCACGTTCTCCTCGAGCAAACCTGATGTTGGCCTCTCCCATCAGACCCCTCAAGGCACGAGGAAGTTTGCTGCGAGGTCTTTTCTCCTAAATGGAAAAGAGATATTATTTCTACCAAAGATTCAGTCGTACCCACATTCAAGAGCtggtcacacacacacacacaatctAATAACAAGTTGTTTAAGTATTAGCAATATTAAAATGACTGACCAAAATACTTGCTAATTTTCATACCTGACAGAGTAACTCCAGTAGCTGATACAAACACAATCCACACACTAGAAAAACtcacttcattattttttgaaagttttCAAACAGTAATCTAgattaatgctttaaaaaacaaatacaggtGACACCGACATAAGCAGAAGTATCCCACATGGAACTCTGTTCTGGCAAGTTTCTTAGCAAGTAGCTAAAATGACACAAATTGGCATTTATGCACTATGCTTCAAGTCAGGAGATACAGGGAAGTTTAATGAAAGTTTAAATACTTGCTTTCATCATTTTCTTGGTCTCTCGATTAAGTACCATCTCTAACACAAAAACATCTCCAGCTGTGGGTTGCTCAGtagtttcttcttcctcttcttcttcttcctcttcctcttcgtcctcctcctcctcttcattttcCCCAATCATGGACGCAAAGACCCGATGCACAGATTTGCTGACGCCATCTGAAGTTTCACCTGCTTGAGAAAGGAGCAAAAAAGATTTATGATATAATCAAGAGTACACACTGCTTATCAGGACaagtgcagagaaaacagaattctTCATAATTAGTAGCCCACTTGAAACAGCATTTCCATAAGAAAAAGacctgcagaaatgcagaaaaactaTTAACAACctctttggttttaaaactCTGAGTTATTCATCACCAATGCTTAGTATACCCCAGCCTCTAACATTTCTTGgatatttgaaacaaaagcatGGAAGAACACACAGCACAAACCAACGGTTTATTcaacatttttctcaatccATACAAGAGAAGCAAATTAAGCAATTTCCAAGCACTGAACTGCATACATGGAATAAAGCTTTCCAGCTGAAGAGGCTAAGTGAGCAGACAATTATACTAAATAATGCAGCAACCCATTtttagaagtaatttaaaacaagacTTTGTAACCATTCTATCCATGACAGTACCTTTTAATGTGTGTAAATGCACAATGCAGATTATTCATTTCTCCAGGAAAAGAATTAACAAAATTCTTTAAACCAAACAAGAATATGATgctattttcacatttttaactttcaatttttcattattaaattaaCCCAGGGTTACAACCTCCCACAAGTCTGCATATAtgcaaaatatcaaaatatgtAGTGTTCGAAGGTTTCAGCTGGGGGATTGGGCATCTAAAGACCTGATTAAAGAGTAACCACAGTTATCAAGTTGGgaatgcaaaaataaagctatCGTGTATTGCCTAGATACAAGAGGGAACTGGGCACTATACCTGAGTTtatggtggttttggggttggttttttttctgacttggatgtatttggttatttttattctgacCCGGACATTAAGCATCTAAAAATCAAGACTCTTCTTCCCCCCATCTGAAAAAACcctaattattaatttaattttctttctatttcgGTCTCCTTTGCTGCAAGAACCATCTGAAGATTGTAGCAGACTACCTCTGAAGATTCATGTACACACAAGTGATTTTAACAATTACCCTTTCTAACAAACAGTTTTATTCTGAATATCGTAAGTCTGATTCTAAATAGCAACAAACAATATCAATGCTTCTTTCATTCTGACTGCTCTTGAGATTTCTGTGTTCTCTGTCTGTATTCTGTCTTCTGTGTAAGAGCAGAAGTACCGCTATCACACAAATCTATCAGGATATGTTTTTCCTTAGGTAAAGGTAACAGGCATGAAA
This region includes:
- the GTF3C3 gene encoding general transcription factor 3C polypeptide 3 isoform X1 is translated as MSGFSPELIDYLEGKISFEEFERRREERKSREKDGENASAEENTEDVEAPSSSKKASGKSQSQDETDAGETSDGVSKSVHRVFASMIGENEEEEEDEEEEEEEEEEEETTEQPTAGDVFVLEMVLNRETKKMMKEKRPRSKLPRALRGLMGEANIRFARGEREEAILMCMEIIRQAPLAHEPFSTLAMIYEDQGDMEKSLQFELIAAHLNPSDTEEWVRLAEMSLEQDNIKQAIFCYTKALKYDPTNVRYLWERSSLYEQLGEHKMAMDGYRRILNLLSPTDGERFMQLARDMAKSYYEANDVTSAIDIIEEAFSKHQSLVSMEDVNIAAELYISSKQYDKALAVITDFAGIVLEKKVAEKSPTAEKKEGTGPVAETEESQEAAPDDQSSPVAESSAAAVEKVSCCIPEGVPIDITVKLMVCLVHLNILEPLSPLLTTLVEQNPEEMGDLYLDVAEAFLDVGEYNSALPLLSSLVCSERYNLAVVWLRHAECLKALGHMERAAESYAKVVDLAPLHLDARISLSTLQQQLGRPEKALEALEPMYDPDTLAQDANAAQQELKLLLHRSTLLYSQGKMYGYIDTLLTMLAMLLKVAMSRAQVCLISSSKSGERHLYLIKVSRDKISDNDDQETANCDAKAIFAVLTSVLTKDDWWNLLLKAIYALCDLSRYKEAELLVDSSLEYYSFYDDRQKRKELEYFGLSAAILDKNFRKAYNYIRIMVMENVNKPQLWNIFNQVTMQSQDVRHHRFCLRLMLKNPDNHALCVLNGHNAFVSGSFKHALGQYVQAFRANPDEPLYSLCIGLTFIHMASQKYVLKRHALLVQGFSFLHRYLDLRGPCQESFYNLGRGLHQLGLLHLAIHYYQKALELPPLALEGIETDQTDLRRDAAFNLSLIYQSSGNIRMARKLMYTYAVV
- the GTF3C3 gene encoding general transcription factor 3C polypeptide 3 isoform X4, which produces MSGFSPELIDYLEGKISFEEFERRREERKSREKDGENASAEENTEDVEAPSSSKKASGKSQSQDETDGETSDGVSKSVHRVFASMIGENEEEEEDEEEEEEEEEEEETTEQPTAGDVFVLEMVLNRETKKMMKEKRPRSKLPRALRGLMGEANIRFARGEREEAILMCMEIIRQAPLAHEPFSTLAMIYEDQGDMEKSLQFELIAAHLNPSDTEEWVRLAEMSLEQDNIKQAIFCYTKALKYDPTNVRYLWERSSLYEQLGEHKMAMDGYRRILNLLSPTDGERFMQLARDMAKSYYEANDVTSAIDIIEEAFSKHQSLVSMEDVNIAAELYISSKQYDKALAVITDFAGIVLEKKVAEKSPTAEKKGTGPVAETEESQEAAPDDQSSPVAESSAAAVEKVSCCIPEGVPIDITVKLMVCLVHLNILEPLSPLLTTLVEQNPEEMGDLYLDVAEAFLDVGEYNSALPLLSSLVCSERYNLAVVWLRHAECLKALGHMERAAESYAKVVDLAPLHLDARISLSTLQQQLGRPEKALEALEPMYDPDTLAQDANAAQQELKLLLHRSTLLYSQGKMYGYIDTLLTMLAMLLKVAMSRAQVCLISSSKSGERHLYLIKVSRDKISDNDDQETANCDAKAIFAVLTSVLTKDDWWNLLLKAIYALCDLSRYKEAELLVDSSLEYYSFYDDRQKRKELEYFGLSAAILDKNFRKAYNYIRIMVMENVNKPQLWNIFNQVTMQSQDVRHHRFCLRLMLKNPDNHALCVLNGHNAFVSGSFKHALGQYVQAFRANPDEPLYSLCIGLTFIHMASQKYVLKRHALLVQGFSFLHRYLDLRGPCQESFYNLGRGLHQLGLLHLAIHYYQKALELPPLALEGIETDQTDLRRDAAFNLSLIYQSSGNIRMARKLMYTYAVV
- the GTF3C3 gene encoding general transcription factor 3C polypeptide 3 isoform X3 translates to MSGFSPELIDYLEGKISFEEFERRREERKSREKDGENASAEENTEDVEAPSSSKKASGKSQSQDETDAGETSDGVSKSVHRVFASMIGENEEEEEDEEEEEEEEEEEETTEQPTAGDVFVLEMVLNRETKKMMKEKRPRSKLPRALRGLMGEANIRFARGEREEAILMCMEIIRQAPLAHEPFSTLAMIYEDQGDMEKSLQFELIAAHLNPSDTEEWVRLAEMSLEQDNIKQAIFCYTKALKYDPTNVRYLWERSSLYEQLGEHKMAMDGYRRILNLLSPTDGERFMQLARDMAKSYYEANDVTSAIDIIEEAFSKHQSLVSMEDVNIAAELYISSKQYDKALAVITDFAGIVLEKKVAEKSPTAEKKGTGPVAETEESQEAAPDDQSSPVAESSAAAVEKVSCCIPEGVPIDITVKLMVCLVHLNILEPLSPLLTTLVEQNPEEMGDLYLDVAEAFLDVGEYNSALPLLSSLVCSERYNLAVVWLRHAECLKALGHMERAAESYAKVVDLAPLHLDARISLSTLQQQLGRPEKALEALEPMYDPDTLAQDANAAQQELKLLLHRSTLLYSQGKMYGYIDTLLTMLAMLLKVAMSRAQVCLISSSKSGERHLYLIKVSRDKISDNDDQETANCDAKAIFAVLTSVLTKDDWWNLLLKAIYALCDLSRYKEAELLVDSSLEYYSFYDDRQKRKELEYFGLSAAILDKNFRKAYNYIRIMVMENVNKPQLWNIFNQVTMQSQDVRHHRFCLRLMLKNPDNHALCVLNGHNAFVSGSFKHALGQYVQAFRANPDEPLYSLCIGLTFIHMASQKYVLKRHALLVQGFSFLHRYLDLRGPCQESFYNLGRGLHQLGLLHLAIHYYQKALELPPLALEGIETDQTDLRRDAAFNLSLIYQSSGNIRMARKLMYTYAVV